A window of Bacteroidales bacterium genomic DNA:
GAAAATGTTCATAATGCGAAGGTGCTGGTGATTGACAGCATCGGCATACTTTCCCATCTTTATCAGTATGCGACAATTGCATACATCGGCGGAGGGTTTGGCGTAGGGATCCATAATATCCTTGAAGCGGCAACTTTCGGTAAACCCGTCATTTTTGGCCCAAATTACAGTAAATTCCCGGAAGCTGTTGAGCTGATCGGAAAAGGGGGTGCATTCAGCATTAACACAACAGAACAATTTCTGCAGATAACTGCTGATTTGTTGAATGATGCAGCCAAACTCAGGAAAGCATCGATCATAGCGGGCGATTATGTAGCTGAAAAGTGTGGTGCAACAACGTTGATTATGAATTATCTGAAAAAAATCTAAAGCCTCGAAAGGGGGTGGTACTTCTCGATGGTTTCCTTGAGCAATCGAGTATCGAGGTGGGTGTAGATTTCGGTCGTGGTGATGGATACATGGCCAAGCATTTCCTGCACAGCGCGCAGGTTGGCGCCGTTTTCGACCAGGTGTGTTGCAAATGAATGGCGAAGTGTATGCGGACTGATGGTTTTATGAATGCCGGCTCGTTCAGCCAGGTCTTTTATGATGTAAAATACCATGACCCGCGACAGGCTTGCTCCCCGTTTGTTGAGGAAAACAATGTCTTCGTGCCCCTTTTTAATCTCGATATGCGGCCGGATGTTTTTAATATAATTGTTGATTTGTTTGATGGCCAGGTCGCCGATGGGTATCCAGCGCTGCTTGCTCCCTTTTCCAAGCACCCGAACAAAACCCAGGTCGAAATAGAGATCAGAAATCTTCAATGCAGTGCATTCCGACACACGCAAACCACACCCATACAGTGTTTCGATGATAGCAAGGTTCCGGCTTCCTTCAGGTTTTGATAAGTCGATGGCGTTAATCATTTTTTTTATTTCCTCCTGGCTCAGTGTGTCGGGAAGATGACGGGAGAGCCTTGGTGTTTCGAGCAGTTCGGTAGGGTCGGTGTTTACAAGGTCCTCAATCATTAAGTATTTGTAGAAAGCACGAATTCCTGAAATCGTTCTCGACTGCGATGATGCGCGTCCGCCGCTTTCGCCCAGCCATCCGACAAATTCCTCCAGGTGTTTCAATTCAAGGGTTTCAGGTGAAACGCTCTGATGGTTATTTTCCTCAAGATAACGCACCAGAAGACGTATGTCGTGCATGTAGGCTTCAACGGTATTGGCCGAGAGCGACTTTTCGAGTTGCAGAAACGATTTGAACCCCCTGATGTAGATTTCCCAGTTCATTTGATATTGGATAGTGCCTGGTTCGTTATTTATTTCTGAAAATTTCGGGGAGCATTAATATGAGAATTGATTAAGCAGCAGTTTTAATTT
This region includes:
- the xerD gene encoding site-specific tyrosine recombinase XerD; the encoded protein is MNWEIYIRGFKSFLQLEKSLSANTVEAYMHDIRLLVRYLEENNHQSVSPETLELKHLEEFVGWLGESGGRASSQSRTISGIRAFYKYLMIEDLVNTDPTELLETPRLSRHLPDTLSQEEIKKMINAIDLSKPEGSRNLAIIETLYGCGLRVSECTALKISDLYFDLGFVRVLGKGSKQRWIPIGDLAIKQINNYIKNIRPHIEIKKGHEDIVFLNKRGASLSRVMVFYIIKDLAERAGIHKTISPHTLRHSFATHLVENGANLRAVQEMLGHVSITTTEIYTHLDTRLLKETIEKYHPLSRL